GCGGTGTACATGTCGTCTTCAAAGATGTCCCAGCCGGTAAAGACCAGGTTGTCGAGACCGGCTAGCGGAATGAACTCGCTTACCTTCGGCGTCCGGCCCTCAGTGCGCTTTCCAAGACGCACCGTTCCCATCTGAGTTAGCGATCCGATAGGTTTTGCGTACCCTTTGCGTACGGCTTCCACTCCGGCAACGAACGTAGTTGCCACGGCTCCCATTCCGGGAATCATGATGCCTAACTTGCCCTTGGCTAGAGCGATTTTGTCTCCAGCGCCCTTCTTCTCTTTCGCCATTCTCGGCTGATCACCCCTGATGAATTTCTTATCGATTGCGCAAAACGACTATGTTCTCGTATCGAACCTCGAATTGCAAACCCGAAGAGGCGAACACGAAGGGCACAAAGGAAAAACCAAGGTCACGAAGTTGATTTCACAATGGAAAAACTTCGTGACCTCTTCTTTTGCCTTCGTGACCTTCGTGTTCGCCTCTCTGGGTTTGCGGCTACAATCTCGCGCATGCCTCAAAACAAAGTCGCGGTCGTTACCGGCAGCTCCAGTGGATTTGGCTTGCTCACGGTTGTCGAACTTGCCAAGGCAGGATTCTTTGTAGTCGCTACGATGCGGCAACCAGACCGTCGAACGCGCCTGGATGAAGCGCTGGCGCGAAGCGGGAAAGACTTATCTTCTCGCGTCGAAGTGCGGCAACTCGACGTCACCGACTTCGAGCGCATTCCGGCTGCCATGGCCGATATCGTGCGTGCCCACGGTCGGATCGACGTCCTCGTCAACAATGCGGGCTTCGGCGTTGGTGGATTTGCAGAAGACGTCTTGCTCGACGAACTGCGAATGCAGCTTGAGACAAACTTCTTCGGTCAAGTGGCGGTTACAAAGGCCGTTCTGCCAACCATGCGTGCGCAGCGATCGGGCCACATCATCATGGTTTCGTCGATTCTCGGATTGATCGGTCAGCCCATGGTCTCGAGCTACTGCGCTTCCAAGCACGCGCTCGAAGGCTGGGCCGAAGCGCTGCGAATCGAAGTCCGCTCACTCGGAATCAAAATTGTGTTAGTCGAACCCGGCGCTTACAAAACCGATATCTGGACGCGCAACGTAATGGTCAGCCGCGGCTCGACCGATGAGAGCTCGCCAAACAAGGAGCGCAGCCGCAGGTACGTTGCGGGAGTGAAGGAGTCGCAGCGCGAG
The genomic region above belongs to Terriglobales bacterium and contains:
- a CDS encoding SDR family oxidoreductase translates to MEKLRDLFFCLRDLRVRLSGFAATISRMPQNKVAVVTGSSSGFGLLTVVELAKAGFFVVATMRQPDRRTRLDEALARSGKDLSSRVEVRQLDVTDFERIPAAMADIVRAHGRIDVLVNNAGFGVGGFAEDVLLDELRMQLETNFFGQVAVTKAVLPTMRAQRSGHIIMVSSILGLIGQPMVSSYCASKHALEGWAEALRIEVRSLGIKIVLVEPGAYKTDIWTRNVMVSRGSTDESSPNKERSRRYVAGVKESQREMADPEEVAHLISSIAQDPNPRLRYRAGRDAKIGYFMRALLPWSIWEGMVEKRTKIG